Proteins encoded by one window of Archaeoglobus veneficus SNP6:
- a CDS encoding phosphate-starvation-inducible PsiE family protein — MERQDKKYRILNSMYEAVVYVMAVVMFFLLIGNVYTILRQLPETILTGDKHLFDTMITQVLTFFVLIELIRAFTEYLEFRRVRLYIMAELAAIFVLREILIMLYAQELDWLKLLSISVLLVSVAVVRTLAIIHTPAKR; from the coding sequence GTGGAAAGGCAGGACAAAAAGTACAGAATACTGAACAGCATGTATGAGGCTGTCGTTTACGTAATGGCCGTAGTAATGTTCTTTCTGCTCATAGGGAACGTCTACACGATTCTAAGGCAGCTTCCAGAGACTATCCTCACCGGCGACAAGCACCTCTTTGACACGATGATAACACAGGTTCTGACTTTCTTCGTTCTGATCGAGCTAATAAGGGCCTTCACAGAGTATCTCGAGTTCAGGAGAGTTCGTCTATATATCATGGCAGAGCTTGCAGCCATATTTGTCCTCAGAGAGATTCTGATAATGCTCTATGCACAGGAACTCGACTGGCTCAAGCTTCTGTCTATCTCCGTTTTGCTCGTTTCGGTTGCAGTGGTTAGAACCCTCGCAATTATCCACACTCCGGCAAAGAGGTAA
- the mptA gene encoding GTP cyclohydrolase MptA yields MLPDVQTLKPDIPVNLSKVGARGIKKLVMVTKGKGRPAILISTFDVFVDLKPTRKGINLSRSFEAIDEVIESLTAKPVRWIEELNLKIVETLLERHEYANKAEVYMVSELILRKRTPVSNYQTQEVVNVLCEASKDRTGDKKVFIGVEVSGITACPCAQELVKAKAAEKLLAEGFSEEDVKKVLSAVPVATHNQRGKATVKVQITDGFKVSIEQLIDIAKAGMSYDIYELLKREDELAVVEGAHSNPVFVEDSVRIMAKTAVEMLKDAPDEIVVFFRQENEESIHQHNVMAERVATIGELRKELYG; encoded by the coding sequence ATGCTTCCTGATGTGCAGACTCTCAAGCCAGACATACCCGTGAACCTCAGCAAGGTGGGGGCAAGGGGGATAAAAAAGCTCGTCATGGTTACAAAGGGAAAGGGCAGGCCTGCCATACTTATCTCAACCTTTGATGTTTTTGTTGACCTCAAACCCACCAGAAAAGGAATAAACCTCAGCAGGAGCTTCGAAGCGATAGATGAGGTTATTGAAAGTCTGACAGCAAAGCCCGTCAGATGGATCGAGGAATTGAACCTCAAGATAGTCGAAACTCTCCTTGAAAGACACGAATACGCAAATAAGGCAGAGGTATACATGGTCTCGGAACTCATTCTCCGAAAGCGTACCCCAGTAAGCAATTATCAAACTCAGGAAGTCGTAAATGTGCTCTGCGAGGCGAGTAAGGATAGAACCGGGGACAAAAAAGTGTTTATCGGCGTGGAAGTTTCCGGTATAACTGCATGTCCCTGTGCACAGGAACTTGTCAAGGCAAAGGCTGCTGAAAAGCTTCTGGCAGAGGGTTTCAGTGAGGAGGATGTGAAGAAGGTTCTATCCGCGGTGCCGGTAGCGACTCACAACCAGAGGGGGAAAGCTACGGTCAAGGTACAGATAACCGATGGGTTCAAGGTTTCAATAGAGCAGCTAATAGACATTGCAAAGGCTGGCATGAGCTACGACATCTACGAGCTCCTGAAGCGTGAGGATGAACTTGCGGTTGTTGAGGGCGCACACAGCAACCCTGTATTCGTCGAGGATAGCGTGAGAATCATGGCCAAAACGGCAGTTGAAATGCTCAAAGATGCGCCCGATGAGATAGTTGTTTTCTTCAGACAGGAAAACGAGGAAAGCATCCACCAGCATAACGTGATGGCTGAAAGGGTTGCCACGATAGGAGAGTTGAGGAAAGAATTATACGGCTGA
- a CDS encoding flippase-like domain-containing protein, translated as MQEKPVVSVVLPAYNEAMRLEMAVMEIIKALEKIGYDYEVIIAEDGSTDGTAEIAAKLADGNRIRHLHSDERLGKGGAILRAFEAAKGSIVAFVDVDLSTDLKHLKELIDAIAVEGYDIAIGSRLTKGSKAERPVRRNVASKVYNFLVRFMLGSKVKDHQCGFKAFKKDLILDLGKKAKDRHWFWDTEVLVLAQREGLRIKEIPVEWKQSKDSKISLAKDSGYMLGKLFQMWAEETRSSRKFLVFSIILAVSIIAGIASFVGLENVVSILLSANPYYITLAAVIYALSYVVRGERFRYIVSRLGYTVSLVFSTESVAISQTMNVVTPVRVGDVARAYVFRLRDVPFTTSISGLAVERIFDLAAVVFIAFVAIAVTGFSNPSPFYALAMLFVIVALLAAFSRMENILGRIARDAKRLMDMRNSAVIFVQSAIIWLIDVIVCYLVLIGLGGAQFANPVFLPAVMLAVSIANVSKVIPLTPGGIGTYEAVMTGIFASSMSGMDASLAFAVSLIDHGLKNLITLILGLVAVASLNIRLRELR; from the coding sequence ATGCAAGAGAAGCCAGTAGTTTCAGTGGTTCTGCCGGCCTATAACGAGGCCATGAGGCTTGAAATGGCTGTAATGGAGATAATCAAGGCCCTTGAAAAGATTGGCTACGATTACGAGGTAATTATAGCGGAGGATGGCTCCACAGATGGTACTGCTGAAATCGCCGCAAAGCTTGCAGACGGTAACAGAATCAGGCACCTGCATTCAGATGAGCGGCTCGGAAAGGGTGGGGCCATTCTCAGGGCTTTTGAGGCTGCAAAGGGCAGCATTGTCGCCTTCGTTGACGTTGATCTCTCAACGGATCTGAAGCACCTGAAGGAACTCATAGATGCGATAGCCGTCGAAGGCTACGACATTGCGATAGGCTCAAGGCTCACAAAGGGTAGCAAAGCCGAGAGGCCTGTCAGAAGGAACGTTGCATCGAAGGTGTACAACTTCCTCGTTCGTTTCATGCTTGGTTCAAAGGTAAAAGACCACCAGTGTGGGTTCAAGGCGTTCAAGAAGGATTTAATCCTGGATCTCGGTAAGAAGGCAAAAGACAGGCACTGGTTCTGGGACACAGAGGTGCTCGTTCTCGCACAGCGGGAAGGGTTGAGAATAAAGGAGATCCCCGTCGAGTGGAAGCAGAGCAAAGATAGCAAGATTAGCCTTGCAAAGGACTCGGGCTACATGCTTGGTAAGCTCTTCCAGATGTGGGCGGAAGAAACAAGATCGAGCAGAAAGTTTCTTGTATTTTCAATTATCCTTGCCGTTTCAATTATTGCAGGCATCGCATCTTTTGTTGGACTTGAAAACGTCGTCAGCATACTTCTCTCAGCGAATCCCTACTACATCACCCTCGCTGCAGTTATCTACGCGCTGTCGTATGTGGTAAGGGGCGAGAGGTTCAGATACATAGTCTCACGGCTTGGATACACAGTCTCGCTCGTTTTCTCTACTGAAAGCGTAGCAATCAGCCAGACAATGAACGTTGTGACGCCTGTGAGAGTGGGGGACGTGGCGAGAGCCTACGTTTTCAGGCTGAGGGATGTACCCTTCACTACATCCATCTCAGGTCTTGCAGTTGAGAGAATCTTTGACCTTGCTGCGGTCGTGTTCATAGCTTTCGTGGCTATAGCCGTAACAGGCTTCTCAAATCCATCTCCGTTCTACGCTCTGGCAATGCTTTTCGTGATAGTGGCCCTACTTGCAGCATTCTCGAGAATGGAGAACATTCTGGGCAGAATTGCGAGGGATGCGAAGAGACTGATGGACATGAGGAATTCCGCAGTTATATTCGTCCAGTCTGCAATAATCTGGTTAATCGACGTCATCGTCTGCTACCTCGTGCTCATCGGACTTGGAGGGGCGCAGTTTGCAAATCCTGTATTTCTTCCGGCAGTGATGCTTGCAGTATCCATTGCAAACGTGTCGAAGGTTATACCCCTTACTCCGGGTGGAATAGGTACGTACGAAGCGGTCATGACCGGAATCTTCGCATCGAGCATGTCGGGCATGGACGCAAGCCTTGCGTTTGCAGTCTCACTGATTGACCACGGACTGAAGAACCTCATTACGCTAATTCTTGGCCTCGTAGCCGTTGCATCTCTTAATATAAGGCTCAGGGAGTTGAGGTGA
- a CDS encoding lysylphosphatidylglycerol synthase transmembrane domain-containing protein: protein MKRVQSLLGVIILLALFYTLRDDLGKVEGFLPHFFLIAVISYSILNLLLAFRIQYLLQKMGIAANFGCVLVAHLGGMIAGDVTPGRSGYLSTAKFLSRCGSNVSTAMAAILAPQGVEFIVKGIGAMLAIAYFHSGGAIAGIAIIAVGAIILCLLWSRRFDRLTGFVESMPLGKHVLSMREDGMKMRGYVMQILAVSLIGWLLVGIQWYFVGLSLGMKLRFLEYLLLQPLLTALMFVPITPAGLGIMESASVVVLYMLGVEPSIAAVFAVLTRISGVIADLPGVYAFLVSSDHT from the coding sequence GTGAAACGCGTTCAGAGCCTGCTTGGTGTCATCATATTACTGGCGCTCTTCTACACCCTCAGGGATGACTTAGGGAAGGTTGAAGGATTTTTACCTCACTTTTTCCTTATTGCTGTCATTTCGTATTCGATACTCAACCTCCTGCTTGCGTTCAGAATCCAGTACCTTCTCCAGAAAATGGGCATCGCTGCTAACTTCGGGTGCGTTCTCGTGGCTCATCTTGGCGGGATGATCGCCGGCGACGTAACTCCCGGCAGAAGTGGCTATCTAAGCACAGCAAAGTTCCTATCGAGGTGTGGGAGTAACGTCAGCACAGCGATGGCAGCGATTCTCGCCCCACAGGGCGTGGAGTTTATCGTTAAAGGAATTGGAGCGATGCTGGCAATAGCGTACTTTCACTCAGGCGGAGCGATTGCTGGAATAGCGATTATTGCTGTGGGGGCGATAATTCTCTGTTTGCTCTGGAGCAGGAGATTTGATAGACTGACAGGCTTCGTGGAATCAATGCCTTTGGGTAAGCACGTGCTGTCCATGAGAGAAGATGGGATGAAAATGAGGGGTTATGTTATGCAGATACTTGCAGTCAGCCTTATCGGTTGGCTCCTCGTGGGCATTCAGTGGTACTTCGTCGGACTTTCGCTTGGAATGAAGCTGAGATTTCTGGAATACTTGCTTCTTCAGCCCCTCCTTACAGCCCTCATGTTCGTCCCCATAACACCTGCTGGCCTGGGTATAATGGAGTCTGCATCTGTTGTAGTTCTTTACATGCTTGGAGTTGAGCCATCGATTGCGGCGGTTTTTGCAGTTCTGACG
- a CDS encoding YbhB/YbcL family Raf kinase inhibitor-like protein encodes MKRLIFVLLAALILAGCAAEEEKAVNEKVVETEGDKVEKEFTVKLPFKTFPEKYTCNGEDVSPPIAIEGVSKEAKSIAIIMDDPDAPLGTFTHWVIWNIPANITSIPESIPPEPVVKEPISAVQGKNDFGRIGYGGPCPPSGVHNYKIKVYILDTFLNLDPGATKEELENAMKGHILQYAVVTASYGR; translated from the coding sequence ATGAAAAGACTTATCTTCGTTCTGCTCGCAGCCCTGATACTTGCAGGATGTGCAGCAGAAGAGGAAAAAGCGGTTAATGAGAAGGTCGTCGAAACTGAAGGCGATAAAGTTGAAAAAGAGTTCACGGTTAAGCTGCCATTCAAAACGTTTCCCGAGAAATACACGTGCAATGGTGAGGATGTGTCCCCACCCATAGCAATAGAGGGCGTAAGCAAGGAAGCGAAGAGCATAGCCATAATAATGGACGATCCCGACGCACCCCTTGGCACATTCACCCACTGGGTAATCTGGAACATCCCGGCAAACATTACCTCGATACCTGAGAGTATTCCTCCCGAACCTGTCGTTAAAGAGCCTATCAGCGCCGTTCAGGGTAAAAACGACTTTGGCAGAATAGGTTACGGTGGGCCGTGTCCGCCGTCGGGTGTTCACAACTACAAAATTAAGGTCTACATCCTCGATACCTTCCTGAACCTCGATCCGGGAGCAACGAAGGAAGAACTCGAGAACGCAATGAAAGGACACATCCTGCAGTACGCAGTGGTTACTGCGAGCTATGGCAGATAA
- a CDS encoding VWA domain-containing protein, producing the protein MRVFPFAAIVGQEKAKLALLCNAVNPAIGGVLLSGDKGTGKSTLVRALADVLPEIDVVKGCPFNCNPYNELEMCEACLQDKKGGRIEVESRKMRVVDLPLSATVDRLVGTLDIQKALKEGIRALQPGLLAEANRNILYIDEVNLLDDYIADILLDAAAMGWNVVEREGVSVRHPARFILVGSMNPEEGELRPQILDRFGLYVSVEGSSSVEERIEIVKRVEEFQTDPEKFCRKYEGERSKIRESIIRAREILGEVEMDDDLLKLLSETIVEQGIRTHRAEIVTVRTAKAIAALDGRKKVNLEDLKKAMELALPHRLKSKPFDTPPPPKIEKEKQDNKNKVRDKENKKESQGKQHPHEHKQNNSNADGNAKGNATSKYDAASVDVDLSKGGVSTAKRASRGSRDERATVIGHPHGYPISSVPGVASDVDIVATIRTAAMNGRRQICDEDIRVRVRKVKLPRLTVIMLDASGSMAAMRRIRIAKGVAAKLIENSYVKRDSLALITFRGHAAEVLVPPTRRYSGVMDALHNVVIGGRTPLSSALQTLLVLARSFRLKNRDSIVKGVLITDGKANTPLYGKSIKEELQMLASAIKKSGIKLEIYDSRTRAIDPAPSYIDFLSHALDAPVYRV; encoded by the coding sequence ATGAGAGTTTTTCCATTCGCTGCAATAGTAGGGCAGGAGAAAGCAAAGCTTGCTCTCCTGTGCAACGCTGTTAACCCAGCAATCGGCGGAGTTCTGCTCTCCGGAGACAAGGGAACGGGCAAGTCAACCCTCGTAAGAGCTCTGGCAGACGTTCTTCCCGAAATAGATGTTGTGAAAGGTTGTCCTTTCAACTGCAACCCTTATAACGAACTCGAGATGTGCGAAGCGTGCCTGCAGGATAAGAAAGGAGGTAGAATCGAAGTCGAAAGCAGGAAGATGCGAGTCGTTGATCTGCCATTAAGCGCCACCGTTGATAGACTTGTTGGAACGCTTGATATCCAGAAAGCCCTTAAGGAGGGAATCAGAGCTTTACAGCCCGGCTTGCTTGCAGAGGCGAACAGAAACATACTCTACATCGACGAAGTTAACCTTCTCGACGACTACATAGCCGACATTTTGCTTGACGCTGCTGCCATGGGCTGGAATGTCGTTGAGAGGGAAGGTGTATCGGTGAGGCACCCAGCACGCTTTATCCTTGTCGGCAGCATGAACCCTGAGGAGGGTGAGTTAAGGCCGCAGATACTCGACAGATTTGGCTTATATGTCAGCGTTGAAGGTTCAAGCAGTGTTGAAGAAAGAATTGAAATTGTAAAGAGGGTCGAGGAGTTCCAGACCGACCCGGAGAAGTTCTGCAGAAAGTACGAGGGAGAGCGGAGTAAAATCAGAGAGTCGATAATCAGGGCGAGAGAGATTCTTGGCGAGGTAGAGATGGATGACGACTTGCTGAAGCTCCTTTCCGAGACTATAGTCGAACAGGGCATAAGGACCCACAGGGCCGAGATAGTGACAGTAAGGACTGCGAAGGCAATAGCAGCACTCGATGGGAGGAAGAAGGTAAATCTGGAAGACTTAAAGAAGGCCATGGAGCTTGCCCTGCCACACCGTCTGAAGTCAAAACCCTTCGACACACCTCCTCCCCCAAAAATAGAGAAGGAGAAGCAGGATAATAAAAACAAGGTCAGGGACAAAGAGAACAAAAAAGAGAGCCAGGGCAAGCAGCACCCCCACGAACATAAGCAAAACAACAGCAACGCTGACGGCAACGCAAAAGGTAATGCAACAAGCAAGTATGATGCGGCAAGCGTTGACGTAGACCTCTCCAAGGGTGGTGTCAGCACAGCAAAGAGAGCTTCAAGAGGCTCGAGGGATGAAAGGGCCACAGTTATAGGTCACCCCCATGGTTACCCGATTTCGAGCGTTCCTGGAGTAGCCAGTGACGTTGACATCGTTGCGACAATAAGGACTGCTGCGATGAACGGAAGAAGGCAGATATGCGATGAGGACATCAGAGTTAGAGTTAGAAAGGTGAAACTGCCGAGGCTTACGGTTATCATGCTCGATGCGAGCGGAAGTATGGCAGCAATGCGGAGAATTAGGATTGCGAAAGGTGTTGCTGCGAAACTCATTGAAAACAGCTATGTGAAGAGAGATTCCCTCGCTTTAATTACCTTCAGGGGACACGCAGCGGAAGTGCTCGTGCCTCCAACGAGGAGGTACTCGGGCGTGATGGATGCGCTGCATAATGTTGTCATAGGAGGGAGAACACCCCTTTCCTCAGCCCTTCAGACACTCCTCGTCCTTGCGAGAAGCTTCAGGCTGAAGAACAGAGATTCCATCGTTAAGGGAGTTCTGATTACGGACGGAAAAGCGAACACGCCGCTGTACGGAAAATCAATTAAAGAGGAGCTCCAGATGCTCGCATCCGCCATAAAGAAGAGCGGAATTAAGCTTGAGATATACGACAGCAGGACAAGAGCAATCGATCCGGCCCCGTCGTACATTGACTTTCTCTCCCACGCCTTAGACGCTCCGGTTTACAGGGTTTAG
- a CDS encoding DUF2298 domain-containing protein: MYAACIAAYLALSVLITQPFRYARLKYYQARFISLVTLSFISYILAHFMPFSTAFYATLAPLCAAGVLCLRKPFFDRKVESVFIAAFAYFLFLRFLLPDVIGAEKLMDMAFMNAVLKAERFPPFDPFFAGGVIDCYYYFGYVIGAATTLMSFSPPEVGFNIAIASVAAHSCMLVYGFLSSVLRNARGGLNAGDRVRVERTALFSVVFVLFSGNLYAVYELASDIAAMKLPGFLYYWNATRVIEGTINEFPYFSFIHADFHAHVVAIPVKILMISLLYEFYRGKNVEPWIVLLSAVIYITNSWDSPIMLLLIACVAAVRRREGIVLFAACCIVTFLASTTIHSASAKPLLVEERSDLGEFLLFFSIQLAFAYYYLRSEFRAMLMALPVALLSSIIVPIALPVIPLLAASLRRSIKRKEFFAFLIFAACLIILIPEFVAIESRLNTVFKFYLAAWLMLTLPGAIALSDVFRSLSLGGSGGLRSILREKNALAIFMLVLFAMSLAYPTIATPVRHYKAEMTLDGMAFTRAYGEYEAIKWLREKRGVIAEAASKCYTYGGRFAAFTGNPTIVGWACHEVQWRGNGEELAKRMADLRAIYTTHDVGTLKKLLKKYNVSYVVVGHQERKEYGAKPEQFDGILKKVYEDRGVVIFAFE, translated from the coding sequence ATGTATGCTGCGTGCATAGCTGCATACCTCGCCCTTTCAGTCCTGATAACACAGCCCTTCAGATATGCGCGCCTCAAATACTACCAGGCTCGCTTCATCTCCCTCGTTACTCTTTCATTCATCTCCTACATTCTCGCCCATTTCATGCCCTTTTCAACCGCTTTTTACGCCACTCTCGCACCACTCTGTGCTGCCGGCGTGCTTTGCCTCAGGAAGCCGTTTTTTGACAGAAAGGTTGAGAGTGTGTTTATAGCTGCATTTGCCTACTTCCTTTTCCTCCGCTTCCTGCTGCCAGACGTGATAGGGGCGGAGAAGCTCATGGATATGGCGTTCATGAACGCGGTGCTGAAAGCCGAGCGATTCCCCCCCTTCGACCCCTTTTTCGCTGGCGGTGTGATAGACTGCTACTACTACTTCGGCTACGTCATCGGAGCAGCGACAACACTGATGAGCTTTTCTCCACCCGAAGTGGGGTTTAACATAGCCATAGCAAGTGTAGCTGCCCATTCTTGCATGCTCGTTTATGGATTCCTGAGTTCGGTGTTGCGGAACGCTAGAGGTGGACTGAACGCAGGAGATAGGGTGAGGGTGGAAAGGACTGCTCTGTTCAGCGTTGTGTTTGTGCTGTTCTCAGGCAACCTGTATGCAGTTTACGAACTCGCCTCTGATATTGCCGCAATGAAGCTGCCTGGCTTTCTGTACTACTGGAATGCAACGAGGGTGATAGAAGGCACAATAAACGAGTTTCCCTACTTCAGCTTCATACATGCCGACTTCCACGCCCATGTAGTTGCGATACCGGTCAAGATTCTGATGATCTCCCTTCTTTACGAGTTCTACCGTGGAAAGAACGTCGAACCATGGATCGTTCTGCTGTCTGCGGTCATATACATCACGAACTCATGGGATTCACCAATAATGCTTCTGCTGATTGCTTGTGTTGCTGCCGTAAGAAGGAGGGAAGGAATCGTACTGTTTGCTGCGTGCTGCATCGTAACGTTCCTCGCATCAACTACCATCCACTCTGCCTCCGCAAAACCTCTGCTCGTGGAGGAGAGAAGTGACCTTGGAGAATTTCTCCTGTTCTTCTCAATTCAGCTCGCCTTCGCATACTACTACCTGAGGAGCGAATTCAGAGCCATGCTCATGGCTCTACCAGTAGCCCTCCTATCTTCGATCATTGTTCCTATCGCATTGCCCGTGATCCCTCTTCTTGCTGCGTCTCTCAGAAGGTCTATTAAGAGAAAGGAATTCTTCGCCTTCCTCATATTCGCAGCCTGTTTAATCATACTAATCCCCGAATTCGTGGCGATAGAGTCGAGACTGAACACAGTTTTCAAATTCTACCTTGCAGCGTGGCTCATGCTAACGTTGCCGGGAGCTATCGCCCTGTCAGACGTTTTCAGAAGTTTGAGTTTGGGGGGTTCAGGAGGTTTAAGGAGTATCCTGAGAGAAAAGAATGCGCTTGCAATCTTCATGCTCGTCCTCTTCGCCATGAGCCTCGCTTATCCTACCATCGCAACTCCAGTGAGACACTACAAGGCGGAAATGACCCTTGACGGCATGGCGTTCACAAGGGCTTACGGAGAGTACGAGGCAATCAAGTGGCTAAGAGAGAAGAGAGGTGTTATAGCGGAGGCTGCATCAAAGTGCTACACGTATGGCGGAAGATTTGCTGCATTTACGGGCAATCCAACGATAGTCGGCTGGGCGTGTCATGAGGTGCAATGGAGGGGCAATGGAGAAGAACTTGCGAAGAGGATGGCTGATTTGAGAGCGATATACACTACGCACGATGTCGGGACGCTGAAGAAGCTGCTGAAGAAGTACAACGTGAGTTATGTAGTTGTGGGGCATCAGGAAAGGAAAGAGTATGGAGCGAAGCCAGAACAGTTCGACGGGATTCTCAAGAAGGTGTATGAGGATAGAGGAGTCGTGATATTTGCCTTTGAGTAG